Proteins co-encoded in one Aggregicoccus sp. 17bor-14 genomic window:
- a CDS encoding DUF72 domain-containing protein has translation MEGAPLIGVAGWSLSSSVFEHFPTEGSHLERYAQVLPAVEINSSFYRPHRPATYARWRESVPATFRFSVKVPKVITHEQRLKDFREPLERFLAEAAHLEEKLGCLLVQLPPSLQFDAAAAGPFFEALRERTAVDVVCEPRHVTWTSDAAQALLAGFRVGVVRADPQVVPEVPVGAQVAYYRLHGSPKIYHSEYSEPYLDALSRELAAHRSAGRRTWCIFDNTASFAAVPNALSLLRRQRDRGAPGVSPGRPLEPHQAR, from the coding sequence ATGGAAGGTGCCCCCCTCATCGGCGTTGCCGGCTGGAGCCTCTCCAGCTCCGTCTTCGAGCACTTCCCCACCGAGGGCAGCCACCTCGAGCGCTACGCGCAGGTGCTGCCCGCGGTGGAGATCAACTCCTCCTTCTACCGGCCCCACCGCCCCGCCACCTACGCGCGCTGGCGCGAGAGCGTGCCGGCCACCTTCCGCTTCTCCGTGAAGGTGCCCAAGGTCATCACCCACGAGCAGCGGCTGAAGGACTTCCGTGAGCCGCTCGAGCGCTTCCTCGCGGAGGCCGCGCACCTCGAGGAGAAGCTGGGCTGCCTCCTCGTGCAGCTGCCGCCGAGCCTGCAGTTCGACGCGGCCGCCGCGGGCCCCTTCTTCGAGGCCCTGCGCGAGCGCACGGCGGTCGATGTCGTCTGCGAGCCGCGCCACGTGACCTGGACGAGCGACGCCGCGCAGGCGCTGCTCGCGGGCTTCCGCGTGGGCGTGGTGCGCGCGGACCCGCAGGTGGTGCCCGAGGTGCCCGTGGGCGCGCAGGTCGCGTACTACCGGCTGCACGGCTCGCCGAAGATCTACCACTCGGAGTACTCCGAGCCGTACCTGGACGCGCTCTCGCGCGAGCTCGCGGCGCACCGGTCGGCGGGCCGTCGCACCTGGTGCATCTTCGACAACACGGCGAGCTTCGCCGCGGTGCCCAACGCGCTCTCGCTCCTGCGCCGCCAACGCGACAGGGGCGCCCCGGGAGTGAGCCCGGGACGCCCCCTGGAGCCGCATCAGGCGCGGTGA
- a CDS encoding M13 family metallopeptidase yields MSLRKRLRTPWTSGALGACLLLGSAAGAQQQPVPAQKALALGVDAQNFDKSVRPQDDFYRYVNGTWLKTAQIPADRARYGTFIELADKSEAALREIIEEAANTKVKKGGSDTQKVGDLYLSFMDTERIEAAGLKPIQGDLARVAALKDKAQLPALFAELQRVGIQTPFVMYVGQDAKQATRYIVYVNQSGLGLPDRDYYLKQEPKFVETRAAYAKYVETLLGLAGEKQPAQAAKDIVALETALAEKQWERAKNRDRELTYNLKTVAELDQLTPGFRWAQYLKAAEAQKTPAVIVRQPDYLQAAGAKLAELPLPVLKQYLTFKVLDASAPNLSKAFEDASFAFRGKTLQGLQENRPRWKRGVAAVEDSLGEVVGRLYVERHFSPDSKARMQQLVANLRAAFQQGIEGLEWMSPETKAQAQAKLARFNVKIGYPEKWKDYAGVVVKRDDLVGNLRRAAAFQFRRDVKRLGGPIERREWNMTPQTVNAYYSSTMNEIVFPAAILQPPFFNPAADDATNYGAIGGVIGHEISHGFDDQGSRSDGEGNLRDWWTGADKAAFQQRTGMLADQYGAFSPLDGMKVNGKLTLGENIGDLSGLTVAYKAYKLSLGGKPAPVIDGFTGDQRFFLGWAQVWRGLYRDDALRQLLLTDSHSPGEFRVNGVVRNMPEFYEAFGVKQGDKVFLPADQRVKIW; encoded by the coding sequence ATGAGCCTTCGCAAGCGACTCCGTACCCCCTGGACCTCGGGCGCCCTCGGCGCCTGCCTCCTGCTCGGCAGCGCCGCCGGCGCGCAGCAGCAGCCGGTGCCCGCGCAGAAGGCGCTCGCGCTGGGCGTGGACGCCCAGAACTTCGACAAGAGCGTGCGCCCGCAGGACGACTTCTACCGCTACGTCAACGGCACCTGGCTCAAGACGGCGCAGATCCCGGCGGACCGCGCGCGCTACGGCACCTTCATCGAGCTCGCGGACAAGAGCGAGGCCGCGCTGCGCGAGATCATCGAGGAGGCCGCCAACACGAAGGTGAAGAAGGGCGGCAGCGACACGCAGAAGGTCGGTGACCTCTACCTCAGCTTCATGGACACCGAGCGCATCGAGGCCGCGGGCCTCAAGCCCATCCAGGGCGACCTCGCGCGCGTCGCGGCGCTGAAGGACAAGGCCCAGCTGCCCGCGCTCTTCGCCGAGCTGCAGCGCGTGGGCATCCAGACCCCCTTCGTCATGTACGTGGGCCAGGATGCGAAGCAGGCCACGCGCTACATCGTCTACGTGAACCAGAGCGGCCTGGGGCTCCCCGACCGCGACTACTACCTGAAGCAGGAGCCGAAGTTCGTCGAGACGCGCGCGGCGTACGCGAAGTACGTCGAGACGCTGCTGGGGCTCGCCGGCGAGAAGCAGCCCGCGCAGGCCGCGAAGGACATCGTGGCGCTGGAGACCGCGCTCGCGGAGAAGCAGTGGGAGCGCGCGAAGAACCGCGACCGCGAGCTCACCTACAACCTGAAGACCGTGGCGGAGCTGGACCAGCTCACCCCGGGCTTCCGCTGGGCCCAGTACCTGAAGGCCGCCGAGGCGCAGAAGACCCCGGCCGTCATCGTGCGCCAGCCGGACTACCTGCAGGCCGCCGGCGCGAAGCTCGCCGAGCTCCCGCTGCCCGTGCTCAAGCAGTACCTCACCTTCAAGGTGCTGGACGCCTCGGCGCCCAACCTCTCCAAGGCCTTCGAGGACGCGAGCTTCGCCTTCCGCGGCAAGACGCTGCAGGGCCTGCAGGAGAACCGCCCGCGCTGGAAGCGCGGCGTCGCTGCGGTGGAGGACTCGCTGGGCGAGGTGGTGGGCCGGCTCTACGTGGAGCGCCACTTCTCGCCGGACTCCAAGGCGCGCATGCAGCAGCTGGTGGCGAACCTGCGCGCGGCCTTCCAGCAGGGCATCGAGGGGCTCGAGTGGATGAGCCCGGAGACCAAGGCCCAGGCGCAGGCGAAGCTCGCGCGCTTCAACGTGAAGATCGGCTACCCGGAGAAGTGGAAGGACTACGCGGGCGTGGTGGTGAAGCGCGATGACCTCGTCGGCAACCTGCGCCGCGCGGCCGCCTTCCAGTTCCGCCGCGACGTGAAGCGCCTCGGGGGGCCCATCGAGCGGCGCGAGTGGAACATGACGCCGCAGACGGTGAACGCCTACTACAGCTCGACGATGAACGAGATCGTCTTCCCGGCGGCCATCCTGCAGCCTCCCTTCTTCAACCCCGCGGCGGACGACGCGACCAACTACGGCGCCATCGGCGGCGTCATCGGCCACGAGATCAGCCACGGCTTCGACGACCAGGGCAGCCGCTCGGACGGCGAGGGCAACCTGCGCGACTGGTGGACCGGCGCGGACAAGGCCGCGTTCCAGCAGCGCACCGGGATGCTCGCGGACCAGTACGGCGCCTTCTCGCCGCTGGACGGGATGAAGGTGAACGGCAAGCTCACCCTGGGCGAGAACATCGGCGACCTGAGCGGCCTCACCGTCGCGTACAAGGCCTACAAGCTCTCGCTCGGCGGCAAGCCCGCGCCGGTCATCGACGGCTTCACCGGCGACCAGCGCTTCTTCCTCGGCTGGGCGCAGGTGTGGCGCGGTCTCTACCGCGACGATGCGCTGCGCCAGCTGCTGCTCACCGACTCGCACTCGCCCGGCGAGTTCCGCGTGAACGGCGTGGTGCGCAACATGCCCGAGTTCTACGAGGCCTTCGGCGTGAAGCAGGGCGACAAGGTGTTCCTGCCCGCCGACCAGCGCGTGAAGATCTGGTAG
- a CDS encoding phytanoyl-CoA dioxygenase family protein, which produces MPDLAHFTQSLAQEGFALVPSAISPETLADLCTALAEPLHDDDRRRGGQRDVLDRVPEVQSLASSEPVRRLAEAVLGSGCFTVRALFFDKTPRANWKVPWHQDLTIAVRERREVAGFGPWTTKAGATHCHAPRELLERMLSLRIHLDDCAADNGPLRVIAGSHRAGILSATQIDALKTRPESVCTAQRGEVLAFHPLLLHASSPAVRPGHRRVLHLELASASLPEGLSWRWQHA; this is translated from the coding sequence ATGCCCGACCTTGCCCACTTCACGCAGTCACTCGCGCAGGAGGGCTTCGCGCTCGTTCCCTCAGCGATCTCTCCCGAGACCCTCGCGGACCTCTGCACCGCGCTCGCAGAGCCCCTACACGACGACGACCGTCGCCGCGGCGGACAGCGCGACGTCCTCGACCGCGTCCCCGAGGTGCAGTCCCTCGCGAGCTCCGAGCCCGTGCGCCGCCTCGCCGAGGCAGTGCTGGGCAGCGGCTGCTTTACCGTGCGCGCCCTCTTCTTCGACAAGACGCCGCGAGCAAACTGGAAGGTCCCCTGGCACCAGGACCTGACGATCGCCGTGAGGGAGCGCCGCGAGGTCGCGGGCTTCGGTCCCTGGACGACGAAGGCCGGTGCGACGCACTGCCACGCGCCGCGCGAGCTCCTCGAGCGAATGCTCTCTCTGCGCATCCACCTCGATGACTGCGCCGCGGACAACGGCCCGCTGCGCGTCATCGCGGGCTCCCACCGCGCGGGAATTCTCAGCGCCACGCAAATCGATGCGCTGAAGACCCGGCCCGAATCGGTCTGCACCGCGCAGCGAGGCGAAGTGCTCGCCTTCCACCCGCTCTTGCTGCACGCCTCCTCGCCCGCAGTGAGGCCGGGACATCGGCGCGTACTACACCTCGAGCTCGCGTCCGCATCGCTCCCGGAGGGACTCTCCTGGCGGTGGCAGCACGCCTGA
- a CDS encoding NAD(P)-dependent oxidoreductase: MRVFVTGATGVIGRRVVPQLVAAGVDVTAVGRTAEKRAQLERLGARSVAVDLFDRDALRHALAGHQAVVNLATHIPAPGARMLLPSAWRENDRVRRLGSAALVDAALAAGVERFVQESFAPLYEDGGEAWIDEQWPMRPVRYNRSVLDAEASAERFTRAGGIGVVLRFAAFYGPDALHVPSTLDVLRRGWMPLPGRREAFLATVSHDDAASAVVAALRAPAGRYNVVDSEPLRRGEWAALLSETLGVPPPRFLPAWTSRLGGSLMELLSRSQRMSNRKLREATGWTPRYASARESWQALVTLVTAGAASPDSPRFAGRGSALHPSRS, translated from the coding sequence ATGCGGGTCTTCGTCACGGGCGCCACGGGCGTCATCGGTCGGCGGGTGGTTCCCCAGCTCGTCGCGGCAGGAGTGGACGTCACGGCGGTGGGGCGCACCGCCGAGAAGCGGGCGCAGCTGGAGCGGCTGGGCGCGCGCAGCGTGGCGGTGGACCTCTTCGACCGCGACGCGCTGCGCCACGCGCTCGCCGGGCACCAGGCGGTGGTGAACCTGGCCACGCACATCCCGGCCCCCGGGGCGCGCATGCTCCTGCCCAGCGCGTGGCGGGAGAATGACCGCGTGCGGCGCCTGGGCTCAGCGGCCCTGGTGGATGCCGCGCTCGCGGCGGGCGTGGAGCGCTTCGTCCAGGAGTCCTTCGCGCCCCTCTACGAGGACGGGGGCGAGGCGTGGATCGACGAGCAGTGGCCGATGCGCCCCGTCCGCTACAACCGCTCGGTGCTCGACGCCGAGGCCTCGGCCGAGCGCTTCACCCGGGCGGGCGGCATTGGAGTGGTGCTGCGCTTTGCCGCCTTCTACGGCCCGGACGCCCTGCACGTGCCCAGCACGCTGGACGTGCTCCGCCGCGGCTGGATGCCCCTGCCGGGACGGCGCGAGGCCTTCCTCGCCACCGTGTCGCACGACGATGCGGCGAGCGCCGTGGTCGCGGCGCTGCGCGCGCCTGCTGGGCGCTACAACGTCGTGGACAGCGAGCCCCTGCGCCGCGGCGAGTGGGCCGCGCTGCTCTCGGAGACGCTCGGCGTGCCACCCCCGCGCTTCCTGCCGGCGTGGACCTCGCGCCTGGGCGGCTCACTGATGGAGCTGCTGTCGCGCTCGCAGCGGATGTCCAACCGGAAGCTACGCGAGGCGACCGGGTGGACGCCCCGCTACGCGAGCGCACGCGAGAGCTGGCAGGCCCTGGTCACTCTAGTGACTGCAGGCGCAGCTTCTCCGGATTCACCACGTTTCGCAGGGCGTGGATCTGCGCTCCATCCGTCTCGATCGTGA
- the sigJ gene encoding RNA polymerase sigma factor SigJ, translating into MQTQDEFVAHRSKLLSLAYRMLGSKAEAEDVLQEAWLRWSTVDPSTVESSEGWLTTVVSRLCMDQLKSARARREQYVGPWLPEPVLTREPVDSGAISLAFLVLLESLGPVERAAYLLHEVFDYRHSEIARILDKDEAAVRQLVHRARARVQEGRPRFAPSREEHQRMLEAFFQAVWKGDVEAVEAALTKDATLWADSNGKVRGAASKPVHGAAAIARFLVGLRQKFPAPTGLTVGTEEVNGWPAIVGRVGGTAEFVITIETDGAQIHALRNVVNPEKLRLQSLE; encoded by the coding sequence ATGCAGACGCAGGACGAGTTCGTCGCGCACCGCAGCAAGCTCCTCTCGCTCGCGTACCGGATGCTCGGCTCCAAGGCCGAGGCGGAGGACGTGCTGCAGGAGGCCTGGCTGCGCTGGAGCACGGTGGACCCGTCCACCGTGGAGTCCAGCGAGGGCTGGCTCACCACCGTGGTCAGCCGGCTGTGCATGGACCAGCTCAAGTCGGCGCGTGCGAGGCGAGAGCAGTACGTGGGGCCGTGGCTGCCGGAGCCCGTGCTCACGCGCGAGCCCGTGGACTCCGGCGCCATCTCGCTCGCCTTCCTGGTGCTGCTCGAGAGCCTCGGCCCGGTGGAGCGCGCCGCCTACCTCCTGCACGAGGTGTTCGACTACCGCCACTCGGAGATTGCGCGCATCCTCGACAAGGACGAGGCCGCCGTGCGCCAGCTGGTGCACCGGGCCCGCGCGCGCGTGCAGGAGGGGCGGCCGCGCTTCGCGCCCTCGCGCGAGGAGCACCAGCGCATGCTCGAGGCCTTCTTCCAGGCGGTGTGGAAGGGCGACGTGGAGGCAGTCGAGGCCGCGCTGACGAAGGACGCCACGCTCTGGGCAGACAGCAACGGCAAGGTGCGCGGCGCAGCGAGCAAGCCCGTGCACGGTGCCGCCGCCATCGCCCGTTTCCTGGTGGGCCTGCGCCAGAAGTTCCCCGCCCCCACGGGCCTCACCGTAGGGACGGAGGAGGTCAACGGCTGGCCCGCCATCGTGGGCAGGGTGGGCGGCACCGCGGAGTTCGTCATCACGATCGAGACGGATGGAGCGCAGATCCACGCCCTGCGAAACGTGGTGAATCCGGAGAAGCTGCGCCTGCAGTCACTAGAGTGA
- a CDS encoding sugar O-acetyltransferase, translating to MKSERQKMLDGELYDPMDAELVAGRVRARDLCQALNATREAQAEERRRILRELFGRGGDSVWMQPPFFCDYGTNIELGERVFFNFNCVVLDVCRVSIGDFTLFGPAVQILTPMHPLDAELRRKQEYGKPVTIGSDVWVGGGALILPGVRIGSRAVIGAGSVVTRDIPDGVFAAGNPCRVVREITE from the coding sequence ATGAAGAGCGAGCGCCAGAAGATGCTCGACGGGGAGCTCTACGACCCGATGGACGCGGAGCTGGTCGCGGGGCGCGTGCGTGCGCGCGACCTCTGCCAGGCGCTCAACGCCACCCGCGAGGCGCAGGCGGAGGAACGGCGGCGCATCCTGCGGGAGCTCTTCGGCCGGGGTGGCGACTCCGTGTGGATGCAGCCGCCCTTCTTCTGCGACTACGGCACGAACATCGAGCTGGGAGAGCGCGTCTTCTTCAACTTCAACTGCGTCGTGCTGGACGTGTGCCGCGTCAGCATCGGTGACTTCACGCTCTTCGGGCCCGCGGTGCAGATCCTCACGCCCATGCACCCGCTCGACGCCGAGCTGCGCCGCAAGCAGGAGTACGGCAAGCCGGTCACCATCGGCTCGGACGTGTGGGTGGGCGGCGGCGCCCTCATCCTGCCGGGCGTGCGCATCGGCTCGCGCGCCGTCATCGGCGCGGGCAGCGTGGTGACGCGCGACATCCCGGACGGGGTCTTCGCCGCAGGCAATCCGTGCCGCGTCGTGCGCGAGATCACGGAGTAG
- a CDS encoding 3'(2'),5'-bisphosphate nucleotidase CysQ translates to MASLDTELQTASLLARQAGALLLEVYATDFAVVDKAGGQGPVTEADHRANALLLERLRHHFPGDGVVAEETKDTSDARRFSRCWYVDPMDGTREFVRRNGEFAVHVGLAVDGEARLGVVYRPVGDRLYAGVVGEGCWLEAEGARKLLRVQDTGEGAPRLVVSRSHRTVSSPVLREQLGVGAVRESGSVGLKAGLIAEGEADIYVHTSPQSYRWDACAPEALLRAAGGVFTDLAGKPYSYDGSELQNLRGLLAGTPWAHAAVLPRVSALAPGLAKR, encoded by the coding sequence ATGGCCTCCCTCGACACCGAGCTCCAGACGGCCTCCCTGCTCGCGCGCCAGGCGGGCGCGCTGCTGCTGGAGGTGTACGCGACCGACTTCGCCGTGGTGGACAAGGCGGGAGGGCAGGGGCCGGTGACGGAGGCGGACCACCGCGCGAACGCGCTGCTGCTCGAGCGCCTGCGCCACCACTTCCCCGGAGACGGCGTGGTGGCCGAGGAGACGAAGGACACCTCGGACGCGCGCCGCTTCTCGCGCTGCTGGTACGTGGACCCGATGGACGGCACCCGCGAGTTCGTGCGGCGCAACGGCGAGTTCGCGGTGCACGTGGGGCTCGCGGTGGACGGAGAGGCGCGCCTCGGCGTGGTGTACCGGCCGGTGGGCGACCGGCTCTACGCGGGCGTCGTCGGCGAGGGCTGCTGGCTCGAGGCGGAGGGTGCGCGGAAGCTCCTGCGCGTGCAGGACACCGGTGAGGGCGCGCCGCGGCTCGTCGTCTCGCGCTCGCACCGCACGGTCTCCTCTCCCGTCCTGCGCGAGCAGCTGGGCGTGGGGGCGGTGCGCGAGAGCGGCTCGGTGGGCCTCAAGGCGGGCCTCATCGCCGAGGGCGAGGCGGACATCTACGTGCACACGAGCCCCCAGAGCTACCGCTGGGACGCGTGTGCGCCGGAGGCCCTGCTGCGCGCGGCGGGTGGCGTGTTCACGGACCTCGCCGGGAAGCCGTACTCCTACGACGGCAGCGAGCTGCAGAACCTGCGCGGCCTGCTCGCGGGCACGCCGTGGGCGCACGCCGCGGTGCTGCCGCGCGTCTCCGCGCTCGCGCCCGGACTCGCGAAGCGCTGA
- a CDS encoding CinA family protein has protein sequence MGEQETLEQRAARVIAGLRARGLRVALVEASTGGLTAASLAAVPGASAVLERALVPYSNAAKEELLGVPTQLFIDHGAVSAEVARAMAEGLLARCPADVVLAETGIAGPGGGTAQKPVGLTFLALVHRGVGTRVERFQFEGERREVQRSTALAGLGLLEAVGGAG, from the coding sequence ATGGGTGAGCAGGAGACGCTGGAGCAGAGGGCGGCGCGGGTCATCGCGGGGCTGCGGGCCCGTGGGCTGCGCGTGGCGCTGGTGGAGGCGAGCACCGGCGGGCTCACGGCCGCGAGCCTCGCTGCCGTGCCGGGCGCGTCCGCGGTGCTCGAGCGCGCGCTGGTGCCCTACTCCAACGCCGCGAAGGAGGAGCTGCTCGGCGTGCCGACCCAGCTCTTCATCGACCACGGCGCGGTGAGCGCGGAGGTGGCGCGCGCGATGGCAGAGGGATTGCTCGCCCGGTGTCCCGCGGACGTGGTGCTCGCGGAGACCGGCATCGCCGGGCCCGGCGGAGGGACGGCGCAGAAGCCCGTGGGGCTCACGTTCCTCGCGCTCGTGCACCGTGGCGTGGGCACGCGGGTGGAGCGGTTCCAGTTCGAGGGCGAGCGCCGTGAGGTGCAACGTTCGACGGCGCTCGCGGGGCTCGGCTTGTTGGAGGCCGTGGGGGGCGCGGGGTAG
- a CDS encoding YggL family protein has translation MKKRIRKKLYLGEFRELGFEVGAQFRGGVDAAGRDAFLERFVDAVAREGLAFGGGTSAAGLDGFVTLDHRGSATEQHRERVQALLAGDAAIASPKVGPLVDAWHAQPQ, from the coding sequence ATGAAAAAGCGCATTCGCAAGAAGCTGTACCTGGGGGAGTTCCGCGAGCTGGGCTTCGAGGTGGGGGCGCAGTTCCGCGGGGGCGTGGACGCGGCGGGGCGCGATGCCTTCCTCGAGCGCTTCGTGGACGCGGTCGCCCGCGAGGGGCTCGCCTTCGGAGGCGGGACGAGCGCGGCGGGGCTCGACGGCTTCGTCACGCTCGATCACCGCGGCAGCGCGACGGAGCAGCACCGCGAGCGCGTGCAGGCCCTGCTCGCCGGAGACGCGGCGATTGCGAGCCCCAAGGTGGGCCCGCTCGTCGACGCCTGGCACGCCCAGCCCCAGTAA
- a CDS encoding 2-dehydropantoate 2-reductase, with protein sequence MARFLIVGAGGVGGLLGGLLSLAGEQVSFVVRGKNLAALKSEGLVLRGDAGEQRTGPLRAAESPEQLGTVDYVLVALKTWQLPAMAPRLKPVLGPDTLVVPLQNGVEAAAHLAAALGPGPVAGGLCHMLSYLEAPGVVRWSARPLSVTLGALQPAQASRLAALQKLFERAGISALLPEDFEAALWSKLLFVGPYGAVGAAAGKPAGGMRSDPRTRAQLEGAMTEIAQLARARGVRLPEDVVGTAMARLDSLPPEATASLHRDIVAGRPSELEEWMGAVVRLGAQSGVPTPVCGALYAELLPRERAARAAAGDT encoded by the coding sequence ATGGCGCGCTTCCTCATCGTCGGTGCGGGCGGGGTGGGAGGCCTTCTCGGAGGCCTCCTGTCCCTCGCCGGAGAGCAGGTGTCCTTCGTGGTGCGAGGCAAGAACCTCGCGGCCCTGAAGTCCGAGGGCCTGGTGCTGCGCGGTGACGCGGGAGAGCAGCGCACCGGACCGCTCAGGGCAGCAGAATCGCCGGAGCAGCTCGGCACGGTGGACTACGTGCTCGTCGCGCTCAAGACCTGGCAGCTGCCCGCGATGGCGCCGCGCCTGAAGCCCGTGCTCGGCCCGGACACGCTGGTGGTGCCACTGCAGAACGGCGTGGAGGCCGCGGCGCACCTCGCGGCGGCGCTCGGTCCGGGCCCGGTGGCCGGCGGCCTGTGCCACATGCTGAGCTACCTCGAGGCCCCCGGTGTCGTGCGGTGGTCGGCGCGGCCGCTCAGCGTGACCCTCGGCGCACTGCAGCCCGCGCAGGCCTCGCGCCTCGCCGCGCTGCAGAAGCTCTTCGAGCGCGCGGGCATCAGCGCGCTCCTGCCCGAGGACTTCGAGGCGGCGCTCTGGAGCAAGCTGCTCTTCGTCGGGCCCTACGGTGCGGTGGGCGCGGCGGCGGGCAAGCCTGCGGGCGGCATGCGCAGCGACCCCCGCACCCGCGCGCAGCTCGAAGGCGCCATGACGGAGATCGCCCAGCTCGCCCGGGCGCGCGGGGTGCGCCTGCCGGAGGACGTGGTGGGCACGGCGATGGCGCGGCTGGACTCGCTTCCGCCCGAGGCCACGGCTTCGCTGCACCGGGACATCGTGGCGGGGCGTCCGTCGGAGCTCGAGGAGTGGATGGGGGCGGTGGTGCGGCTCGGCGCGCAGTCGGGCGTGCCCACGCCCGTGTGCGGCGCGCTCTACGCCGAGCTGCTTCCGCGCGAGCGGGCAGCGCGCGCTGCGGCGGGCGACACCTGA
- a CDS encoding citrate synthase, which yields MEARRDAVASGLEGVVVAETVLSEVDGERGQLIVAGHDIEALAGRRRFEEVSGLLWTGKLAPAQLGAARVAAFSQVPALSGALAMPDGMDALRACIAQLPLRPDAGEAEQLTAAVAVFAAAWARVQRGLAPVAPEASLGHAEDYLRMVTGERPPEALAQALDAYLVTVADHGMNASTFAARLVASTGSDAVSSITAAVGALKGPLHGGAPGPVLDMLDAIGEPSRAQSWLEGELAAGRRIMGMGHRVYRVRDPRAAVLEAQVERLERAGVTTGRVALARAVERAAEGVLRTRYPNRSLHANVEFYTAVLLDTVGLPRTLFTPTFAVGRVAGWYAHVQEQRALARLIRPASRYVGARPS from the coding sequence ATGGAAGCGAGACGGGATGCAGTGGCGAGTGGGCTGGAGGGCGTGGTGGTGGCCGAGACGGTGCTGAGCGAGGTGGACGGCGAGCGCGGTCAGCTCATCGTGGCGGGGCACGACATCGAGGCGCTCGCCGGGCGCCGGCGCTTCGAGGAGGTGAGCGGGCTCCTGTGGACCGGGAAGCTCGCCCCTGCGCAGCTCGGCGCGGCCCGGGTGGCCGCCTTCTCGCAGGTGCCCGCACTCTCGGGGGCGCTCGCGATGCCGGACGGGATGGACGCACTGCGCGCCTGCATCGCGCAGCTCCCGCTGCGCCCCGACGCAGGCGAGGCCGAGCAGCTCACGGCAGCCGTGGCGGTGTTCGCGGCGGCGTGGGCGCGGGTGCAGCGCGGGCTCGCGCCAGTAGCGCCCGAGGCCTCGCTCGGCCACGCAGAGGACTACCTGCGGATGGTGACGGGGGAGCGGCCGCCCGAGGCGCTCGCGCAGGCGCTGGACGCGTACCTGGTGACGGTGGCGGACCATGGGATGAATGCCTCCACCTTCGCGGCGCGGCTGGTGGCGAGCACCGGCTCGGACGCGGTGTCCTCCATCACCGCCGCGGTGGGCGCGCTCAAGGGCCCGCTGCACGGCGGGGCGCCCGGGCCGGTGCTGGACATGCTGGATGCCATCGGGGAGCCCTCGCGCGCGCAGAGCTGGCTCGAGGGCGAGCTCGCCGCGGGGCGGCGCATCATGGGCATGGGGCATCGGGTGTACCGGGTGCGCGATCCGCGGGCCGCGGTGCTGGAGGCGCAGGTGGAGCGGCTCGAGCGCGCGGGAGTGACCACGGGCCGGGTCGCGCTCGCGCGGGCGGTGGAGCGCGCGGCGGAGGGCGTGCTGCGCACGCGCTATCCGAACCGCTCGCTGCACGCGAACGTGGAGTTCTACACCGCCGTCCTCCTGGACACGGTGGGGCTGCCGCGCACGCTCTTCACCCCCACCTTCGCGGTGGGCCGCGTGGCGGGCTGGTACGCACACGTGCAGGAGCAGCGGGCCCTCGCCCGCCTCATCCGTCCTGCTTCTCGCTACGTGGGCGCGCGTCCCTCGTAA